A part of Actinobaculum sp. 313 genomic DNA contains:
- a CDS encoding ABC transporter ATP-binding protein → MSIISLRGIHKTYDVKPPVPVLKGVDLDVSPGERVAIVGHSGAGKSTLLNIIGLLDEPSSGSYELAGRRTQGMSARRRDRLRAEILGFVFQDYHVLGHRTVAENLQLKLAINAMPFKERGPAIERVLDDVGLEHRADSLTRLLSGGEKQRLAIARAMITGPQVLLADEPTGNLDDENSRTVRGLFDEQAARGVAIVVITHDERISSWADRVLHLDAGRIKS, encoded by the coding sequence ATGAGCATCATCAGCCTACGCGGCATTCATAAGACCTACGATGTCAAGCCTCCGGTGCCGGTGCTGAAAGGCGTTGACCTGGACGTTTCCCCGGGGGAGCGCGTTGCCATCGTCGGGCATTCCGGCGCGGGTAAATCCACGTTGCTCAACATCATTGGTCTCCTGGATGAACCATCCTCTGGCTCCTACGAGTTGGCCGGGCGACGTACGCAGGGCATGTCCGCCAGGCGTCGCGACCGCTTGCGCGCGGAGATTCTGGGCTTCGTGTTTCAGGACTACCACGTGCTGGGTCACCGGACCGTGGCAGAGAACCTACAACTCAAACTGGCGATTAACGCGATGCCGTTCAAGGAACGCGGCCCCGCGATCGAGCGCGTGCTCGACGATGTCGGCCTAGAACATCGCGCCGACTCGCTGACGCGATTGCTTTCCGGCGGCGAGAAGCAGCGCCTCGCCATCGCCCGGGCGATGATCACCGGGCCGCAGGTGCTGCTTGCCGATGAGCCCACCGGAAATCTGGATGATGAGAACTCGCGTACTGTGCGTGGCCTTTTCGACGAACAGGCGGCGCGGGGGGTGGCCATTGTGGTGATCACCCATGACGAGCGTATATCGAGCTGGGCGGACCGGGTTTTGCATTTGGACGCGGGGAGGATCAAGTCATGA
- a CDS encoding peptidoglycan-binding protein has translation MKRRFGWIVVTVIACLGLVAGAFAVGRFVRSPNEEAIANSKNKPVVTAKVEERSVPAEEIRLTGKLSLGRSWNVTVEPSNDAVAVVTQTYLGAGDTLNSGGALASVAGRPVIGLQLPFDLYRDISGGDSGDDVREIQRALKNLGLYNGAVDGEYGPRTANAVKQMYVRAGMTPPDPVPQETADGGGTAGGTAGGSSAAGGTAAGGAPASSADSPAGGSGEASSTPTPRATASAAAPLTPVIRSEIISLPAASVTVVSVAGVNTHLGSDQPLAQLRSGQASVVVRVGVGDKDSFTSGSFVDVQAANDTNVVASGTVGGFSEFTQDQSASGSTVPGYDMTINVADPKGMGNEQDVIVRVGGGEATSGLAVPVTALREEGGETFVVMKGTNKRVPVKVKIVSDGYAIIDGGALNKDDEIIVSGS, from the coding sequence ATGAAACGCAGATTCGGATGGATTGTCGTCACCGTCATTGCTTGCCTCGGCCTGGTGGCGGGTGCATTCGCGGTGGGGCGGTTTGTGCGCTCCCCGAATGAGGAAGCTATCGCGAACTCGAAGAATAAGCCAGTGGTTACCGCCAAGGTGGAAGAACGCAGTGTTCCGGCCGAGGAGATCAGGCTCACCGGCAAACTCTCCCTCGGTCGATCATGGAACGTGACCGTGGAGCCGAGTAATGACGCGGTGGCAGTGGTGACGCAGACCTATCTGGGTGCGGGCGACACACTCAACTCCGGAGGGGCACTCGCCAGTGTGGCAGGGCGCCCGGTGATTGGGCTGCAACTGCCCTTTGACCTGTATAGGGATATCAGCGGTGGTGATTCGGGCGACGACGTCCGCGAGATCCAACGCGCCCTGAAGAACCTCGGGCTGTACAACGGCGCCGTCGACGGCGAATACGGGCCGCGAACAGCCAATGCGGTAAAACAGATGTATGTACGCGCCGGCATGACGCCACCTGATCCCGTGCCGCAGGAGACCGCCGACGGCGGGGGAACGGCAGGCGGTACCGCCGGTGGCAGCTCAGCTGCTGGCGGTACCGCAGCCGGTGGGGCGCCGGCGTCGTCGGCGGATAGCCCTGCTGGCGGTTCAGGTGAGGCAAGCAGTACCCCAACACCGCGCGCGACCGCGTCTGCGGCAGCACCCCTCACCCCGGTGATTCGCAGCGAGATCATTTCGCTGCCCGCCGCTAGCGTCACCGTAGTGTCGGTTGCAGGGGTGAACACCCATCTGGGCTCGGACCAGCCGCTCGCGCAGCTGCGCAGCGGGCAGGCCTCGGTAGTGGTGCGCGTGGGCGTGGGGGATAAGGATTCCTTCACTTCCGGTTCTTTCGTTGATGTACAGGCGGCCAATGACACGAACGTTGTTGCTTCCGGCACGGTTGGTGGCTTCTCCGAGTTCACGCAAGACCAGTCCGCCAGCGGAAGCACAGTTCCCGGATACGACATGACGATTAACGTTGCCGACCCGAAGGGGATGGGGAATGAGCAGGACGTCATCGTTCGCGTCGGCGGTGGTGAGGCAACCAGTGGGCTGGCGGTGCCGGTGACCGCGCTGCGTGAAGAAGGCGGAGAGACCTTCGTCGTCATGAAAGGAACGAACAAGCGGGTTCCAGTGAAGGTCAAGATCGTTAGTGACGGGTACGCGATTATCGACGGCGGCGCGCTCAACAAAGACGACGAAATCATCGTTTCGGGATCATGA
- a CDS encoding zinc-dependent alcohol dehydrogenase family protein, translated as MRGVIMNAPGDVTVGDREEPVIVEPTDAIIKLAAACICGSDLWPYRGLEPVDQPRPMGHEYVGTVTAVGDAVKNVKVGDFVVGSFCISDNTCEICESGYPSRCVNGGFMGDTQAEYTRVPQADGTLVVVPGGKPDDPDIIASLLAASDVLGTGWFGAVAAEAGPGKTVAVVGDGAVGLSAVLAAKALGADKVIAFSRHEDRAALARELGADIVIAERGDEGAEKVRELTGGLGAHSVVEAVGNQVSMDQAIASCRPGGHVGFVGVSHDQEIDGGALFFSEVHLHGGPAPVRRFLPDLIDRILKKEINPGKVFTMRIPLEDAAEGYKAMDERRAIKVLLQP; from the coding sequence ATGCGTGGAGTAATCATGAACGCCCCCGGCGATGTCACGGTTGGAGACCGCGAAGAACCAGTGATCGTAGAACCAACCGACGCCATCATCAAGTTGGCGGCGGCCTGTATCTGCGGCTCGGATCTCTGGCCGTACCGCGGCCTGGAACCGGTTGACCAGCCGCGCCCAATGGGCCACGAATACGTTGGCACCGTCACCGCCGTGGGCGATGCCGTGAAGAACGTGAAGGTGGGCGACTTCGTCGTCGGCTCCTTCTGCATCTCCGACAACACCTGCGAAATCTGCGAATCCGGCTACCCCTCCCGCTGTGTCAACGGAGGCTTCATGGGCGATACACAGGCCGAGTACACCCGGGTCCCGCAGGCCGACGGCACGCTCGTCGTCGTTCCCGGCGGGAAGCCCGACGACCCGGATATCATCGCCTCCCTGCTGGCCGCCTCCGATGTGCTGGGAACCGGCTGGTTCGGCGCGGTAGCCGCCGAAGCGGGGCCGGGCAAAACCGTTGCCGTGGTCGGCGACGGCGCCGTCGGACTCTCCGCCGTACTCGCCGCCAAGGCCCTCGGTGCTGACAAGGTCATCGCCTTCTCCCGCCACGAGGACCGCGCTGCGCTCGCCCGCGAACTCGGTGCCGATATCGTTATCGCTGAACGCGGCGACGAAGGTGCGGAAAAGGTACGCGAATTGACGGGCGGTCTGGGAGCACACAGCGTTGTCGAGGCCGTCGGCAACCAAGTTTCAATGGATCAGGCCATTGCCTCCTGCCGCCCCGGCGGGCATGTGGGCTTCGTCGGCGTCAGCCACGATCAAGAGATCGACGGCGGCGCGCTGTTCTTCTCCGAGGTACACCTGCACGGCGGCCCCGCACCGGTACGCCGCTTCCTGCCCGACCTCATTGACCGCATCTTGAAGAAGGAGATCAACCCGGGCAAGGTGTTCACCATGCGTATTCCGCTGGAAGACGCGGCCGAAGGCTACAAGGCCATGGACGAGCGCCGCGCCATCAAGGTACTGCTGCAGCCGTAA
- a CDS encoding helix-turn-helix transcriptional regulator, whose product MDRQAEISSFLRTRRARLSPQQAGIAYPSSTRRRVPGLRREEVAELAGVSPDYYARLERGRISHASPEVLESIATALRLDDDERQHLFNLADSAPRSARARSTTDEKNLRADLRRVLDSINTPAFIQNHRLDRIGANRLGRLLYSLPADGSGDTFNYARFLFLDQRAATFHRDLDQARHATVSSLHAASAKAKNDRELIGLIDELNARSEEFRNLWELHDVGLCRIGSKLLTHTLVGELDFGYETFTLTDDPALTLIIYTMQPGSPTEERMRILSSWEVTHSASHNHHTSAAAASDQSLRELNRELNGALPQKCGLPLGTGTAGETVSPMHISPTESDMTMLPLPCSCEDAL is encoded by the coding sequence ATGGATCGTCAGGCGGAAATCTCTTCCTTCCTTCGCACGCGCAGGGCTCGGCTCAGTCCGCAGCAAGCTGGTATCGCATACCCGTCGTCAACGCGACGCCGCGTACCGGGACTACGCCGAGAAGAAGTGGCGGAACTCGCCGGTGTCAGCCCGGATTACTATGCGCGCTTGGAGCGGGGACGTATCTCCCACGCATCCCCAGAAGTACTGGAATCCATCGCCACCGCGCTGCGACTCGACGACGACGAGCGTCAGCACCTGTTCAACTTGGCCGATTCAGCGCCACGCTCAGCACGGGCGCGCAGCACCACCGATGAGAAGAACCTGCGGGCAGACCTGCGCCGCGTTCTTGACTCAATCAACACACCCGCCTTCATCCAGAATCACCGTCTGGACCGCATCGGCGCGAATCGGCTCGGAAGGCTCCTTTATTCGCTACCTGCCGACGGCAGTGGTGACACCTTCAACTATGCACGCTTCCTCTTCCTGGACCAGCGCGCAGCCACATTCCACCGCGATCTGGACCAGGCACGCCACGCCACCGTCTCCAGCCTGCACGCGGCCAGCGCCAAAGCAAAGAATGACCGAGAACTCATCGGCCTCATCGATGAACTCAACGCCCGCAGTGAAGAGTTTCGCAACCTGTGGGAACTGCACGATGTTGGGTTATGCCGCATCGGCTCCAAGCTCCTCACCCACACGCTCGTGGGGGAGCTCGATTTCGGCTACGAAACCTTCACACTTACCGATGATCCCGCCCTCACACTCATCATTTACACCATGCAGCCCGGCTCACCCACCGAGGAACGCATGCGGATCCTCTCCAGCTGGGAGGTCACGCACTCGGCCTCGCACAATCACCACACATCCGCTGCTGCGGCCAGCGATCAATCACTGCGGGAACTCAATCGGGAACTCAATGGGGCACTGCCCCAAAAGTGCGGCCTGCCGCTTGGAACCGGCACAGCAGGTGAAACGGTATCTCCCATGCACATTTCGCCCACAGAATCCGACATGACGATGCTCCCCCTGCCCTGCTCCTGCGAGGATGCGCTATGA
- a CDS encoding heavy-metal-associated domain-containing protein translates to MAFHLPFFKSSDEADAAAQKTATNDFDRTIELGVSGMTCDHCVAHVTEELKALPDVGNVSVTLNSGGTSKVLVYTDHDIADEALREAVSEAGHYTVESIVR, encoded by the coding sequence ATGGCCTTCCATCTTCCCTTCTTCAAGTCCAGCGACGAAGCCGACGCCGCCGCTCAGAAAACCGCCACCAACGACTTCGACCGCACAATCGAACTCGGGGTCTCCGGCATGACCTGTGACCATTGCGTGGCTCATGTCACCGAAGAACTGAAAGCCCTGCCCGACGTCGGGAACGTCTCGGTGACGCTGAACTCCGGCGGCACCTCGAAAGTCCTCGTTTACACCGACCACGACATCGCCGACGAAGCCCTACGCGAAGCGGTATCCGAGGCCGGCCACTACACCGTGGAATCGATCGTGCGCTAA
- a CDS encoding heavy metal translocating P-type ATPase has product MAQTSDIERADTPGSAGGPRGSVERPHGPAGSTAGADTALAPAINTIVGEVDLAVTGMTCASCVARVEKKLNKLSGVDAVVNLATEQAHIELGPQAAQLSDAELVTTVENAGYGASVLRRTMLQEDGSRIAVSTGIDPEEVEAAAQRAASARVADLWRRFVVALILSIPIVAVSMVPALQFRGWQWATGALSLIVAFWCGWPFHRAAFRAARHGSTTMDTLVSLGVLASMGWSLWALLWGGAGSLGYTMRMTGIHGLAHSAMPHLYFESAAMIVTFLLIGRWLEARSRRSAGDALRSLLSLGADEATRVRRADGTAVNEVIPASELQPGDEFLVRPGEKIATDGVVIDGTSAVDASLLTGESVPVDVASGDEVTGATMNTFGSLTVRASRVGEDTTLAQMGRLLTEAQIGKSPVQRLADRISAVFVPAVIGIALADFAVRLLLGNTFEMALTSAITVLVVACPCALGLATPTALLVGSGRASRLGALIKGPEILETAHSVDTIVLDKTGTLTTGVMRVDDIVAVGGDASVGEDASVGEEASVGGDASLGEGADVSEGADVSAPEGSAPQDAQSIILALAASLESKSEHPIAAAITRSASEKKLELLPVHDFHAHAGHGVSGILNGELLRVGTARWLAEQGVDTAAAATAAQRLAASGATAVVVARDQRVIGVLAVRDTLRPEAPETIARLKEQHLQPMLVTGDNEATAQTIAARAGIQQVQAGVLPNGKLTVVSALQAQGHRVAMVGDGVNDAAALAGADLSIAMGSGTDVAKAASDITIVNSDIRTIPAALRVSSRTLRIIKENLCWAFGYNVIAIPLAVLGIIVPGIAAAAMASSSVIVVLNSLRLRRA; this is encoded by the coding sequence ATGGCACAGACTAGCGACATCGAACGCGCCGATACTCCTGGCTCCGCTGGTGGGCCACGTGGCTCGGTTGAAAGGCCGCATGGCCCGGCTGGTAGCACCGCCGGTGCGGACACCGCCCTCGCCCCTGCCATCAACACCATCGTGGGCGAAGTAGATCTGGCCGTTACCGGTATGACCTGCGCGTCCTGCGTAGCGCGGGTAGAGAAGAAACTGAACAAGCTGTCGGGTGTGGACGCCGTCGTCAACCTTGCCACCGAGCAGGCACATATCGAGCTCGGCCCGCAAGCCGCTCAGCTATCCGATGCGGAGCTTGTGACCACGGTTGAAAACGCCGGTTATGGCGCCTCCGTGCTCCGCCGCACCATGTTGCAGGAAGACGGCAGCCGTATAGCCGTCAGCACCGGCATCGACCCGGAAGAAGTCGAAGCCGCAGCGCAGCGGGCTGCCAGCGCGCGCGTTGCGGACCTATGGCGGCGCTTCGTCGTCGCACTTATTCTCTCCATTCCCATCGTCGCCGTCTCCATGGTTCCGGCCCTGCAGTTCCGCGGCTGGCAATGGGCGACGGGGGCGCTCTCGCTTATCGTCGCCTTCTGGTGCGGCTGGCCCTTCCACCGGGCTGCCTTCCGAGCCGCCCGCCACGGATCTACCACCATGGACACCCTGGTGTCTCTGGGCGTCCTCGCATCAATGGGATGGTCGCTGTGGGCCCTCTTGTGGGGAGGCGCGGGCAGCCTCGGATACACCATGCGGATGACCGGCATTCACGGACTCGCACATTCCGCCATGCCGCACCTGTACTTCGAGTCAGCGGCGATGATCGTTACCTTCCTCTTAATCGGTAGGTGGTTGGAGGCCCGTTCGCGGCGCTCCGCCGGTGACGCACTCCGCTCGCTGCTCTCCCTCGGCGCCGATGAAGCAACCCGGGTCCGCCGTGCAGACGGAACCGCTGTGAACGAGGTGATTCCCGCCTCCGAGCTGCAGCCCGGTGACGAGTTCCTGGTGCGCCCCGGTGAGAAAATCGCCACCGACGGCGTCGTGATAGACGGCACCTCGGCGGTTGACGCCTCACTGCTCACCGGCGAGTCGGTGCCGGTTGATGTCGCCTCCGGTGACGAGGTCACCGGAGCCACCATGAATACCTTCGGGTCACTGACGGTGCGAGCAAGCCGGGTGGGCGAGGACACCACGCTTGCGCAGATGGGGCGCCTACTCACCGAAGCGCAGATTGGCAAATCACCTGTACAGCGCCTTGCGGATCGTATTTCCGCCGTTTTCGTTCCGGCCGTAATCGGCATCGCACTCGCGGACTTCGCGGTACGCCTGCTGCTCGGCAACACCTTCGAAATGGCGCTGACCTCGGCAATCACCGTGCTCGTGGTCGCATGCCCCTGCGCCCTTGGTCTAGCCACACCCACCGCGCTACTCGTTGGCTCCGGTCGAGCCTCCCGGCTCGGTGCGCTTATCAAGGGGCCGGAAATCCTGGAAACCGCGCATAGCGTTGACACCATCGTGCTGGACAAGACCGGCACGCTCACCACGGGTGTCATGCGCGTGGACGATATCGTCGCCGTGGGCGGAGACGCCAGCGTGGGTGAAGATGCCAGCGTAGGTGAAGAGGCGAGTGTGGGCGGAGATGCCAGCCTGGGTGAAGGTGCCGACGTGAGTGAAGGTGCCGACGTGAGCGCGCCGGAAGGCAGCGCACCCCAGGATGCACAAAGCATAATTCTTGCCCTTGCCGCCAGCCTTGAATCCAAATCCGAGCATCCCATTGCCGCCGCCATTACCCGCTCGGCAAGCGAAAAGAAGCTCGAACTCCTGCCCGTACACGATTTCCACGCCCATGCAGGGCACGGAGTCAGCGGCATCTTGAATGGCGAACTACTTCGCGTAGGCACGGCGCGTTGGCTGGCCGAACAGGGAGTTGACACCGCAGCTGCGGCCACCGCTGCACAGCGGCTGGCCGCATCCGGGGCAACGGCCGTCGTCGTCGCACGCGATCAGCGGGTTATTGGCGTGCTAGCCGTACGTGACACTCTCCGCCCCGAAGCACCAGAAACAATAGCCCGCCTGAAAGAACAGCATCTTCAACCCATGCTGGTTACCGGCGACAACGAGGCAACCGCGCAGACCATTGCCGCCCGTGCGGGAATCCAACAGGTGCAGGCGGGCGTATTGCCCAACGGCAAACTCACCGTTGTCAGCGCATTGCAGGCGCAAGGGCACCGCGTTGCCATGGTGGGCGATGGCGTCAACGACGCCGCAGCTCTCGCGGGCGCCGATCTATCAATCGCGATGGGATCAGGAACCGACGTGGCGAAGGCGGCATCTGATATCACCATCGTCAACTCGGATATTCGTACCATCCCTGCGGCACTGCGAGTATCCTCACGCACTCTGCGTATTATCAAGGAGAACCTGTGCTGGGCCTTCGGATACAACGTGATCGCCATTCCGCTGGCCGTGTTGGGAATTATCGTGCCCGGCATTGCTGCGGCGGCCATGGCATCCTCCTCCGTTATTGTGGTGCTGAACTCGCTGCGTTTGCGCCGCGCGTAA
- a CDS encoding lysylphosphatidylglycerol synthase transmembrane domain-containing protein — MTNDVTISAAATPPRRSVVLVDEVTHWLRRPRDLVSVVLYLISIGLVMLLAVYGASTTLAVTRDVRTATSGILQTILFMPINVLEGLLSFFLPLAVAVDLAWRRRWRSLVTSAMALVSATALAYGLLWLFQRYFPLSPITGQLSDSISEQTIIFLLPYVAAISAVLTVNGSRKRTKIISWGWWLLIIVLIVSVLQGTQTLPGALITVLLGMLCGCLARYIAGDDPDRVVGADLVNLVRRAGIDAVQIVRIDDLPDDVDLSAWRANTAEPIGYVDRFGIEQIRLLLRDSTAGEAANHSSADTELPTCCATTVDNEGSPVDQIPPSGGAGDASVIAPPEDTSSGSLTVADDLNAWQLRAVTIDAHHPPLGEEASRNYIVTDVTGRHFHLALLDADQHIVGLLATMWNRIVLTTSTRRSERTIEASTDRVVLMELTAANMGVCPQRLVRVAGSDTSMAVAFEVDGATAFSALHADTIPDSALDEVWDVLQRAHRRGLSHGDIRAGVVALRDGHAEILHWENGSLAASEITRRIDMAQAMAMLATTVGFDRAIASAKRCLPVDQIVSLAPILQAAILPNETRSALTDKRELQRLRDAMTVAIPAAAETQPMQLRRFSARTVITVSVGLIAVFILLGSINFEDLKKTLVQAQPLWILLGIIASGLTYLGAGITLKAFTAEHLTLGRTTMVQLAASVVSLVAPAGIGHATLNLRFLQRQKVPIAIAVATVSLVQVAQFVTTILLLILLGLLTDQVGSLSIPSGTILLVLGIVVAVIVAIWLIPPLRRWLLERIRPTLDKVWPRLVWLATHPRRIFYGFFGCVVQTVGYVAAFGACLAAFNETLSIVTLAVTYLVSNSIGSVVPSPGGIGPVEAALTGGLTLAGVPYSVALSTAVLYRLLTFWGPVPIGWLALRRLTKKDVV, encoded by the coding sequence ATGACGAACGATGTGACGATCTCCGCTGCGGCCACCCCGCCGCGTCGCAGTGTCGTCCTCGTTGACGAGGTCACCCACTGGCTTCGCCGCCCACGTGACCTTGTATCGGTAGTGCTGTATCTGATCAGCATCGGGCTGGTCATGCTGCTGGCGGTATATGGCGCCTCCACCACGTTGGCGGTGACGCGGGACGTCCGCACCGCCACCAGCGGCATACTGCAAACGATACTTTTCATGCCCATCAATGTGCTGGAGGGCCTTCTCAGTTTCTTTCTTCCCCTCGCCGTTGCGGTGGACCTGGCGTGGAGGCGGCGCTGGCGCTCGCTCGTCACTTCGGCCATGGCACTCGTATCGGCCACCGCACTGGCATACGGCCTGCTCTGGTTATTTCAACGCTATTTTCCACTCTCGCCCATTACCGGCCAACTCTCGGACTCAATCAGCGAGCAGACCATCATTTTCCTTCTGCCCTACGTAGCCGCAATTTCCGCAGTTCTTACGGTTAATGGCTCCCGAAAACGCACCAAGATCATTTCCTGGGGCTGGTGGCTGCTGATTATTGTGCTCATCGTTTCCGTATTGCAGGGAACTCAGACCTTGCCCGGCGCCCTGATTACGGTCCTGCTCGGCATGCTCTGCGGCTGCCTTGCCCGCTACATCGCCGGAGACGACCCTGATCGTGTGGTGGGTGCCGACCTGGTCAATCTTGTACGACGTGCCGGTATTGATGCCGTGCAGATAGTCCGGATCGACGATCTGCCCGACGACGTCGATCTATCGGCTTGGCGTGCTAACACGGCGGAACCCATCGGATACGTTGACCGATTCGGCATAGAACAAATACGCCTACTGTTGCGCGACAGTACTGCGGGAGAAGCTGCAAACCATTCAAGCGCAGACACCGAACTGCCCACCTGCTGCGCTACAACGGTAGACAACGAAGGATCGCCGGTCGATCAGATACCGCCGAGCGGTGGTGCGGGTGATGCTTCAGTTATCGCACCCCCGGAAGATACCTCCTCCGGATCCCTTACCGTTGCCGATGATTTGAACGCCTGGCAGTTGCGGGCTGTCACCATAGATGCACACCATCCGCCCCTCGGAGAGGAGGCCTCCCGCAACTACATTGTCACGGACGTTACGGGCAGACATTTCCACCTCGCCCTCCTCGACGCTGATCAGCACATCGTCGGACTGTTGGCGACGATGTGGAACCGCATTGTTCTGACCACCTCCACCCGCCGATCAGAGCGCACAATCGAGGCGTCAACTGATCGTGTCGTGCTTATGGAACTCACCGCTGCAAACATGGGAGTGTGCCCACAGCGTCTGGTACGAGTGGCAGGTTCGGACACGTCCATGGCCGTTGCTTTTGAAGTGGACGGCGCCACCGCCTTTTCCGCACTTCATGCCGATACTATCCCGGATAGTGCCCTCGACGAGGTATGGGACGTCCTACAACGCGCGCATCGCCGCGGCCTCTCGCATGGAGACATCCGGGCCGGCGTCGTCGCCCTGCGTGACGGCCATGCCGAAATCCTCCACTGGGAGAATGGGTCATTGGCAGCCTCGGAGATTACCCGGCGGATTGATATGGCGCAGGCGATGGCCATGTTGGCAACCACGGTTGGCTTTGATCGGGCCATAGCTTCGGCGAAGCGGTGCCTGCCGGTCGATCAGATTGTCTCCCTGGCACCGATTCTGCAGGCTGCCATCCTTCCAAACGAGACCCGCTCGGCATTGACAGATAAACGCGAATTGCAGCGACTTCGCGACGCCATGACGGTGGCGATTCCCGCAGCAGCCGAAACCCAGCCCATGCAACTGCGGCGTTTCTCCGCCAGAACCGTTATCACGGTCTCCGTCGGTCTTATCGCGGTATTCATCCTGCTTGGATCCATCAACTTCGAGGACTTGAAGAAGACCTTGGTCCAAGCCCAGCCCCTGTGGATCCTGCTCGGCATTATCGCCAGCGGCCTGACTTACCTCGGCGCCGGCATCACCCTCAAAGCCTTCACAGCAGAGCACCTCACCCTGGGGCGCACCACCATGGTGCAGTTGGCGGCATCGGTCGTCTCTCTGGTGGCGCCCGCCGGTATTGGCCACGCGACGTTGAATCTCCGCTTCCTACAACGGCAAAAGGTTCCCATCGCCATTGCGGTGGCAACCGTATCCTTGGTGCAGGTAGCGCAGTTCGTCACCACAATTCTGCTGCTCATACTCCTCGGGCTACTCACCGACCAAGTCGGCAGTCTGTCTATTCCCTCCGGCACAATACTGCTAGTTTTGGGTATCGTCGTCGCCGTCATCGTGGCCATCTGGCTGATTCCGCCCCTGCGCCGCTGGCTGCTGGAACGCATTCGCCCAACTCTTGACAAGGTGTGGCCGCGTCTCGTCTGGCTGGCCACTCACCCGCGGCGCATCTTCTACGGCTTCTTCGGATGCGTGGTACAGACGGTTGGGTATGTGGCGGCGTTCGGCGCCTGCCTCGCCGCCTTCAACGAGACCCTATCGATTGTGACCCTCGCGGTTACCTATCTCGTCTCCAACTCCATCGGCTCGGTTGTGCCCTCCCCCGGTGGTATCGGCCCGGTTGAGGCCGCGCTTACCGGCGGCCTCACGCTAGCTGGCGTGCCTTACTCGGTGGCTCTCTCCACCGCGGTTCTCTACCGCCTTCTCACCTTCTGGGGACCGGTGCCGATCGGCTGGCTCGCGCTGCGCCGACTTACGAAGAAGGATGTGGTCTAA